The following are encoded together in the Pungitius pungitius chromosome 7, fPunPun2.1, whole genome shotgun sequence genome:
- the tmem161a gene encoding transmembrane protein 161A — translation MALMGIQLVVSLLAASIMQRMAPHCSFARWLLCSGSLFRFKHPSEGELCALAGKQVPKQTRRDRRQNGESKPLTVPKDIDLHLEKAPVNALDALVLRFFLEYQWLIDFAVYATGVFLFTECYCNFVDASKEVNLGAIWCVLTVLFSIKTLHTLMRHYFLSEEGGERSVCLAFGFLSLLVAMLVLVVREDYLEFGLESGFSSLFDNLEVFAKQQGYADWSIPVTKLTVKLGLAALCAYIGALLAFPGLRLAQTHLDAVQMNAGRPLIQILLHVSFLSPVIVLVLWVKPLARDFLANAPMGKSSITIVSSDAFDSLRLCLIVASCVLRLSMTRYHLQAYLNLAQKWVEQMKKEAGRIAAIDIQRKVTRIFCYLTVITLQYLVPVFLILFSTLALKALGDFSWRAGAAQTPGVTPALLLPPPTAAPVLPGGLDEDEDGMEDAEEDIQATVARLSEAFTALRSVLTPLFFRGLLAFLTWWVAACQVISSLFGIYFHQYLMQN, via the exons ATG GCGCTGATGGGGATCCAGTTGGTGGTCAGCCTGCTGGCCGCCAGCATCATGCAGAGGATGGCCCCACATTGCTCCTTTGCACGCTGGCTCCTCTGCAGTGGCAG TCTGTTCCGGTTCAAACACCCGTCGGAGGGAGAGCTGTgtgcactggcagggaagcagGTGCCCAAGCAGACCAGGAGAGACAG GAGACAGAACGGGGAGAGCAAGCCTCTCACGGTGCCCAAAGACATTGACCTTCACCTGGAGAAAGCTCCAGTCAACGCCCTCGACGCGCTCG TGCTGCGGTTCTTCCTGGAGTACCAGTGGCTGATCGACTTCGCCGTCTATGCCACGGGGGTCTTCCTGTTCACCGAGTGTTATTGCAATTTTGTGGACGCCAGCAAAGAGGTGAACCTGGGAGCCATCTGGTGTGTCTTGACCGTTCTCTTCAGCAT AAAGACCCTCCACACTCTCATGAGGCACTACTTCCTCTCCGAGGAGGGCGGCGAGCGCTCCGTGTGCCTCGCCTTCGGCTTCCTGTCTCTGCTCGTGGCCATGCTGGTTCTCGTGGTCCGAGAGGACTACCTGGAGTTTGGCCTGGAGTCGGGCTTTTCCAGCCTCTTCGACAACCTGGAAGTCTTCGCCAAACAGCAGGGCTACGCTGACTGGTC GATCCCGGTGACCAAGCTGACGGTGAAGCTGGGCCTCGCCGCCCTCTGCGCTTACATCGGGGCTCTGCTGGCCTTCCCCGGCCTGCGGCTGGCTCAGACGCACCTCGATGCCGTGCAGATGAACGCCGGCCGACCCCTCATCCA GATTCTGCTGCACGTGAGTTTCCTGTCTCCAGTCATCGTGTTGGTTCTGTGGGTGAAACCCCTGGCGAGGGACTTCCTGGCCAATGCGCCCATGGGCAAGAGCTCAATAACCAT AGTGTCCAGCGACGCATTCGACAGCCTGCGCCTGTGCCTCATCGTGGCGTCGTGTGTTCTGCGTCTGTCCATGACCCGCTACCACCTGCAGGCCTACCTCAACCTGGCCCAGAAGTGGGTGGAGCAGATGAAGAAGGAGGCGGGACGCATCGCTGCCATTGACATTCAGAGAAAG gtCACTCGGATCTTTTGCTACCTCACCGTGATCACGCTTCAGTATCTGGTTCCGGTTTTTCTCATCCTCTTCTCCACACTGGCCCTCAAGGCACTAG GGGACTTCTCCTGGCGGGCGGGCGCGGCGCAGACCCCCGGGGTGACCccggcgctgctgctgccgccgcccaCCGCGGCGCCCGTGCTGCCCGGAGGcctggacgaggacgaggacgggaTGGAGGACGCGGAGGAGGACATCCAGGCCACGGTGGCGCGCCTGTCGGAGGCCTTCACGGCGCTGCGCTCCGTCCTCACGCCGCTCTTCTTCCGCGGCCTCCTGGCCTTCCTGACGTGGTGGGTGGCGGCCTGCCAGGTCATCAGCTCCCTGTTCGGCATCTACTTCCACCAGTACCTCATGCAGAACTAA
- the mef2b gene encoding myocyte-specific enhancer factor 2B translates to MGRKKIQISRILDQRNRQVTFTKRKFGLMKKAYELSVLCDCEIALIIFNSTNRLFQYASTDMDKVLLKYTEYSEPHESRTNTDILETLRRKGLGLDGSELDGEESMQVAAEKYPPSEGVDLSLARQRFYAPSLLSPEAQFLMSAGCENGFPNPSGPGAPSHRPAGGFKAPGSRPGPAGPAAPHAHTAFVSPHSGIGYSVFSHGNLNRPLEMKSPPPLNLGSENPRGDAGSQAMAPAARANHRGVLYQGLHSGGSMVAMGKAGLLGHSLGGYGLPSPGASEYGQPGFYHSVSLQRGAVNPWQQAQPPQDPHGPHMSPGMSSGGCSFASQSCSSASPLMPSLNLSIKLERSSPEQLSSPPTPPLHHHLRQHSPLSNPDPGPAPEGRPANGAKDFPKAGYAQDEEGGGGPARQVEMSDGWQR, encoded by the exons ATGGGAAGGAAGAAAATACAGATATCTCGTATTCTGGACCAGAGGAATCGACAG GTGACCTTCACCAAGCGCAAGTTCGGCCTGATGAAGAAGGCGTACGAGCTGAGCGTGCTGTGCGACTGCGAGATCGCCCTCATCATCTTCAACAGCACCAACCGCCTGTTCCAGTACGCCAGCACCgacatggacaaggtgctgctcAAGTACACCGAGTACAGCGAGCCGCACGAGAGTCGCACCAACACCGACATCCTGGAG ACCCTGCGCAGGAAGGGCCTCGGCCTCGACGGCTCCGAGCTGGACGGCGAGGAGAGCATGCAGGTGGCAGCTGAGAAGTACCCTCCCAGCGAGGGGGTGGACCTCTCGTTGGCTCGCCAGCGCTTCTAC GCGCCGTCCCTCCTCTCGCCGGAGGCCCAGTTCCTGATGTCTGCGGGATGCGAGAACGGCTTCCCCAACCCCTCCGGACCGGGCGCGCCATCCCACAGACCCGCCGGGGGCTTCAAAGCTCCGGGCTCCAGGCCCGGTCCCGCCGGCCCGGCTGCGCCGCACGCGCACACTGCGTTCGTGTCTCCGCACTCGG GCATCGGCTACTCCGTGTTCTCCCACGGCAACCTGAACCGACCTCTGGAGATGAAGAGCCCGCCCCCTCTGAACCTGGGGAGTGAGAACCCGCGGGGCGACGCCGGCAGCCAGGCCATGGCGCCCGCCGCGCGCGCCAACCAC aGGGGGGTCCTGTACCAGGGCCTGCACAGCGGCGGCTCCATGGTGGCCATGGGCAAGGCCGGCCTGCTGGGTCACAGCTTGGGGGGCTACGGCCTCCCGTCCCCCGGAGCCTCTG AGTACGGCCAACCTGGATTTTATCACTCGGTGAGTCTACAGCGAGGAGCAGTGAACCCCTGGCAGCAGGCGCAGCCGCCTCAGGACCCCCACGGGCCGCATATGAGCCCCGG GATGTCCAGCGGAGGGTGCTCCTTCGCCTCCCAATCctgctcctccgcctcccccctcATGCCCTCCCTCAACCTCAGCATCAAACTGGAGCGCAGCTCCCCGGAGCAACTGTCCTCCCCGCCGACCCCCCCTCTGCACCACCACCTCAGGCAGCACTCTCCACTGAGCAACCCGGATCCGGGCCCGGCGCCGGAGGGCCGCCCGGCCAACGGGGCCAAGGACTTTCCCAAAGCCGGCTACGCGCAGgacgaagaggggggggggggccccgccAGGCAGGTGGAGATGAGCGATGGGTGGCAGAGATAG